A single Blastococcus colisei DNA region contains:
- a CDS encoding GntR family transcriptional regulator: MTSAERALHELRELILGGALTSGSRLGEVELAARLGVSRTPVREALSRLAAEGLVEVTPNRGARVATWTVAELEGVFDLRISLEPQLTAFAVPNAGPADIEELDDLAHRMRDVGSPGPRQDLDALVPLNRAFHDRLVALAGHPTLAAALAAAIHPPIVRRNFHAYDAESLRRSLAHHLEIVAALRAGDPGWARAVMTAHICNARAVMVRAATTQTARTAHPSDEEAS, encoded by the coding sequence GTGACGTCCGCCGAGCGGGCGCTGCACGAGCTGCGCGAGCTCATCCTCGGCGGCGCGCTCACCTCCGGCTCGCGGCTGGGTGAGGTCGAGCTCGCCGCGCGCCTGGGCGTCAGCCGGACGCCGGTCCGCGAGGCGCTGAGCCGGCTGGCGGCAGAGGGCCTGGTCGAGGTCACCCCCAACCGCGGCGCCCGGGTGGCCACCTGGACGGTCGCCGAGCTCGAGGGGGTCTTCGACCTCCGCATCTCCCTCGAGCCCCAGCTGACCGCCTTCGCCGTCCCGAACGCCGGCCCGGCGGACATCGAGGAGCTCGACGACCTGGCGCACCGGATGCGGGACGTCGGCAGCCCCGGTCCCCGGCAGGACCTCGACGCGCTCGTGCCGCTCAACCGCGCGTTCCACGACCGGCTGGTCGCCCTGGCCGGTCACCCCACCCTGGCCGCCGCGCTGGCCGCGGCGATCCACCCGCCGATCGTGCGCCGGAACTTCCACGCCTACGACGCGGAGTCGCTGCGCCGCAGCCTCGCCCACCACCTGGAGATCGTCGCCGCGCTGCGGGCCGGCGATCCCGGCTGGGCACGCGCGGTCATGACCGCCCACATCTGCAACGCGCGGGCCGTGATGGTCCGCGCCGCCACGACCCAGACAGCACGTACCGCGCACCCCAGCGATGAGGAGGCCTCATGA
- a CDS encoding hydantoinase/oxoprolinase family protein: protein MSYRLGVDVGGTFTDVLLVEEASGSTWRAKTASTPADQAVGVLNGIGQVCAAAGIELSEVAQVLHGTTVATNAILEGKGATVGLVTTKGFRQVLQIARSFVPGGLAGWIIWPKPEPLADLENTVEVDERIATDGTVVRQLDEDDVRAQLTRLAGREIQALAVSLINSFADPAHERRIAEIAAEVLPGVPVSLSSDVLPEMREYERTLTTVANGYVQPQVKKYVQTLSDKLADGGVQGELAILRSDGGLQSAQGAIGAPVTMLLSGPAGGVTGAVWVAEQCGYRDLITFDMGGTSTDVALVQDLSPRIGRETKVGDLTVRASSVDVRTVGAGGGSIAHVPELTRALRVGPQSAGADPGPAAYGKGGVEPTVTDANVVLGYLPSSLAGGEITLDVEASRAAVSKVAEAIGLEFPEAAAAGIVDIVNENMLGGLRLVSVQQGFDPRDFALVAFGGAGPLHANALGKLTGAWPVIVPPSPGVLCALGDATTGRRDESARTVLRRFAELSGADLVGILRELADDAGRRLADQGLPRDEQTVTYQVDVRYHGQGFEIPVTVDPSWLDDADNAFGRLGETFDAEHNRLFSFLLDVDHELVNARATVTGPKPDVAPVQLDAGDGDPARALVTETPIHVGGEQVTANVYDRSKLLADDVVRGPAIVTEMDSTTLVLPGHAATVHPSGSLLITPEA from the coding sequence ATGAGTTACCGGCTCGGAGTCGACGTCGGAGGCACGTTCACCGACGTCCTGCTGGTGGAGGAGGCGAGCGGCAGCACCTGGCGGGCCAAGACCGCCTCGACCCCCGCCGACCAGGCCGTCGGCGTCCTCAACGGGATCGGCCAGGTCTGCGCCGCGGCCGGGATCGAGCTGTCCGAGGTCGCCCAGGTGCTGCACGGCACCACGGTCGCGACCAACGCCATCCTCGAGGGCAAGGGCGCCACCGTCGGCCTGGTCACCACCAAGGGCTTCCGGCAGGTCCTCCAGATCGCCCGGTCCTTCGTCCCCGGCGGGCTGGCCGGCTGGATCATCTGGCCCAAGCCGGAGCCGCTGGCCGACCTGGAGAACACCGTCGAGGTCGACGAGCGGATCGCCACCGACGGCACCGTCGTGCGGCAGCTCGACGAGGACGACGTCCGGGCGCAGCTGACCCGCCTCGCGGGCCGGGAGATCCAGGCGCTCGCCGTCTCCCTGATCAACTCCTTCGCCGACCCGGCGCACGAGAGGCGGATCGCCGAGATCGCCGCCGAGGTCCTGCCCGGCGTCCCGGTCAGCCTCTCCTCCGACGTGCTCCCGGAGATGCGCGAGTACGAGCGCACGCTGACCACCGTCGCCAACGGCTACGTCCAGCCGCAGGTCAAGAAGTACGTGCAGACCCTGTCGGACAAGCTGGCCGACGGCGGCGTGCAGGGCGAGCTGGCGATCCTGCGCAGCGACGGGGGTCTGCAGTCGGCCCAGGGCGCGATCGGCGCCCCCGTCACCATGCTGCTGTCCGGGCCCGCCGGCGGGGTGACCGGCGCGGTGTGGGTCGCCGAGCAGTGCGGCTACCGCGACCTCATCACCTTCGACATGGGCGGCACGTCCACCGACGTCGCCCTCGTCCAGGACCTCTCGCCGCGGATCGGCCGCGAGACCAAGGTCGGCGACCTCACCGTCCGGGCGTCCAGCGTCGACGTCCGGACAGTCGGTGCCGGCGGCGGCTCGATCGCCCACGTCCCCGAGCTGACCAGGGCGCTCCGCGTCGGGCCGCAGTCCGCCGGGGCCGACCCGGGGCCGGCCGCCTACGGCAAGGGCGGCGTCGAGCCCACCGTCACCGACGCCAACGTCGTCCTCGGGTACCTGCCCTCGTCGCTGGCCGGCGGCGAGATCACCCTCGACGTCGAGGCGTCCCGCGCCGCGGTGAGCAAGGTGGCCGAGGCCATCGGCCTGGAGTTCCCGGAGGCGGCGGCCGCCGGCATCGTCGACATCGTCAACGAGAACATGCTCGGCGGGCTGCGGCTGGTCTCGGTGCAGCAGGGCTTCGACCCGCGCGACTTCGCGCTGGTCGCCTTCGGCGGCGCCGGCCCGCTGCACGCCAACGCGCTCGGCAAGCTGACCGGGGCCTGGCCGGTGATCGTGCCCCCGTCGCCGGGCGTGCTGTGCGCCCTCGGCGACGCCACGACCGGCCGCCGCGACGAGTCCGCGCGCACCGTCCTGCGCCGATTCGCCGAGCTCAGCGGCGCCGACCTGGTCGGCATCCTCCGCGAGCTGGCCGACGACGCCGGGCGGCGCCTGGCCGACCAGGGCCTGCCCCGGGACGAGCAGACCGTCACCTACCAGGTCGACGTCCGCTACCACGGCCAGGGTTTCGAGATCCCGGTGACGGTCGATCCGTCGTGGCTGGACGACGCGGACAACGCGTTCGGCCGACTGGGCGAGACCTTCGACGCCGAGCACAACCGGCTGTTCTCGTTCCTCCTCGACGTCGACCACGAGCTGGTCAACGCCCGGGCGACGGTCACCGGCCCGAAGCCCGACGTCGCGCCCGTGCAGCTCGACGCCGGTGACGGCGACCCCGCCCGCGCCCTGGTCACGGAGACACCGATCCACGTCGGCGGCGAGCAGGTGACCGCGAACGTCTACGACCGGTCGAAGCTGCTGGCCGACGACGTCGTCCGCGGCCCCGCGATCGTCACCGAGATGGACTCCACCACCCTCGTCCTGCCCGGGCACGCCGCCACCGTGCACCCCTCGGGCTCCCTGCTGATCACCCCGGAGGCGTGA
- a CDS encoding hydantoinase B/oxoprolinase family protein produces the protein MASIIETATGTIEKGAVDPVTLDLIENGLRNARYEMDEVLFRTALSPGIREQHDEFPLIADRDGKMVVGQFGLSIPDFLEGFDGTIEEGDVLLTSDPYSCGAAISHANDWLVVVPIFHEGRIVGWASMFGHMSDVGGKTPSSMPTDATTIYEEGVVIPPFKLYQRGVPNEDALRIILNQVRKPDWNRADLNGLVAACRTAARRVVEMCDRFGTGTYLSALDALLQRNYDAMKVLLSMVFEEGRTLSFTDYICDDGVGNGPYELKMSLTRTGDKVHIDFTGSSPQAVGPINYYINENLTRMFFGIYMITVADPQILWNDGFYPLVDVTIPDGSYWKPKFPAALSGRNHGIGRVFDLFGGLLGQTNPALLNAAGFSSSPHFMYSGFYSTGERKGEWFQLYSIGFGGIPGRPLGDGPDGHSLWPSFVNIPCEYLESYYPLRIEQWETVADTGGAGLHRGGNGVDVAYVFEEPGTIAIHDDRWLTYPWGVNGGHPGARGTKWIERADGTRSVLPSKCHDVPVAPGDVLHFVTWGGGGWGDPLERDPELVATEVRRGLVTAKGAERYGVCVDEDGTVNAAATERLRDEMRADRPAELPVFDMGPPIEELLARCEEETGLPAPKRPVWV, from the coding sequence ATGGCTTCGATCATCGAGACGGCGACCGGCACGATCGAGAAGGGTGCCGTCGACCCGGTCACCCTCGACCTCATCGAGAACGGGCTGCGCAACGCCCGGTACGAGATGGACGAGGTGCTGTTCCGGACCGCCCTGTCGCCGGGCATCCGCGAGCAGCACGACGAGTTCCCGCTGATCGCCGACCGCGACGGGAAGATGGTCGTCGGCCAGTTCGGCCTGTCCATCCCCGACTTCCTCGAGGGCTTCGACGGCACCATCGAGGAGGGAGACGTCCTGCTGACGTCGGACCCCTACTCCTGCGGTGCCGCGATCAGCCACGCCAACGACTGGCTGGTCGTCGTCCCGATCTTCCACGAGGGCCGGATCGTGGGCTGGGCGTCGATGTTCGGGCACATGTCCGACGTGGGCGGCAAGACGCCGTCGTCCATGCCGACCGACGCGACCACCATCTACGAGGAGGGCGTGGTCATCCCGCCCTTCAAGCTCTACCAGCGGGGCGTGCCCAACGAGGACGCGCTGCGGATCATCCTCAACCAGGTCCGCAAGCCCGACTGGAACCGCGCCGACCTCAACGGCCTGGTCGCCGCCTGCCGCACCGCCGCCCGGCGGGTCGTCGAGATGTGCGACAGGTTCGGCACCGGCACCTACCTGTCGGCCCTCGACGCGCTGCTGCAGCGCAACTACGACGCCATGAAGGTGCTGCTGTCGATGGTGTTCGAGGAGGGCCGCACGCTCTCCTTCACCGACTACATCTGCGACGACGGCGTCGGCAACGGCCCGTACGAGCTGAAGATGTCGCTGACCCGCACCGGCGACAAGGTGCACATCGACTTCACCGGCTCCTCGCCGCAGGCGGTCGGGCCGATCAACTACTACATCAACGAGAACCTGACCCGGATGTTCTTCGGGATCTACATGATCACCGTCGCCGACCCGCAGATCCTCTGGAACGACGGCTTCTACCCGCTGGTCGACGTCACGATCCCGGACGGCTCCTACTGGAAGCCGAAGTTCCCCGCCGCGCTCAGCGGCCGCAACCACGGCATCGGCCGGGTCTTCGACCTGTTCGGCGGGCTGCTCGGCCAGACCAACCCGGCACTGCTCAACGCGGCCGGGTTCTCCTCCTCGCCGCACTTCATGTACTCCGGCTTCTACTCGACAGGCGAGCGGAAGGGGGAGTGGTTCCAGCTGTACTCGATCGGCTTCGGTGGGATCCCCGGGAGGCCGCTCGGCGACGGGCCCGACGGGCACTCGCTGTGGCCGTCGTTCGTGAACATCCCCTGCGAGTACCTGGAGTCCTACTACCCGCTGCGGATCGAGCAGTGGGAAACCGTCGCCGACACCGGCGGGGCCGGCCTGCACCGCGGCGGCAACGGGGTCGACGTCGCCTACGTCTTCGAGGAGCCGGGCACGATCGCCATCCACGACGACCGCTGGCTGACCTATCCGTGGGGCGTCAACGGCGGGCACCCCGGCGCGCGCGGCACCAAGTGGATCGAGCGGGCCGACGGCACCCGCTCCGTGCTGCCCAGCAAGTGCCACGACGTCCCGGTCGCGCCCGGCGACGTCCTGCACTTCGTGACCTGGGGCGGCGGCGGGTGGGGCGACCCGCTCGAGCGCGACCCCGAGCTGGTGGCGACGGAGGTGCGTCGGGGGCTGGTGACGGCGAAGGGCGCCGAGCGGTACGGCGTCTGCGTGGACGAGGACGGCACGGTGAACGCCGCGGCGACCGAGAGACTGCGCGACGAGATGCGCGCCGACCGGCCCGCGGAGCTGCCCGTCTTCGACATGGGCCCGCCGATCGAGGAGCTGCTGGCCCGCTGCGAGGAGGAGACCGGGCTGCCCGCGCCGAAGCGGCCCGTGTGGGTGTGA
- a CDS encoding isochorismatase family protein yields the protein MIEPEPVPGPHGPSFSGRVGWGARPAVVVIDLVRAYTEPDGPFGLPSPGPAVAATEALIGAARSSGHPVVWTVVRYAPDLADGGLFVRKVPALAAFAGGAPGGWGELTLPPAPGEPVVVKQYASAFFGTSLAPTLHAAGVDTVVFAGVSTSGCVRATAMDALNSGFRPQVVRDACADRTPEVHDSNLADLDAKYADVVDLAEALAHLR from the coding sequence GTGATCGAGCCGGAGCCGGTCCCCGGCCCGCACGGCCCGTCGTTCTCGGGCCGGGTGGGCTGGGGGGCGCGCCCCGCCGTCGTCGTCATCGATCTGGTGCGGGCCTACACCGAGCCGGACGGCCCGTTCGGGCTGCCGTCGCCCGGGCCGGCGGTGGCGGCGACGGAGGCGCTGATCGGCGCCGCCCGCTCGTCCGGGCACCCGGTGGTCTGGACCGTCGTCCGCTACGCCCCGGACCTCGCCGACGGCGGCCTGTTCGTCCGCAAGGTGCCCGCCCTGGCCGCGTTCGCCGGGGGCGCGCCGGGCGGCTGGGGCGAGCTGACCCTTCCCCCGGCGCCGGGGGAGCCGGTGGTGGTGAAGCAGTACGCCTCGGCGTTCTTCGGGACGTCGCTGGCGCCGACCTTGCACGCGGCCGGGGTGGATACGGTGGTGTTCGCCGGCGTCTCCACGTCCGGGTGCGTGCGGGCCACCGCCATGGACGCGTTGAACTCCGGCTTCCGGCCCCAGGTGGTGCGCGACGCCTGCGCCGACCGGACGCCCGAGGTGCACGACAGCAACCTGGCCGACCTCGACGCCAAGTACGCCGACGTCGTCGACCTGGCCGAGGCGCTGGCCCACCTGCGGTAG
- a CDS encoding NUDIX domain-containing protein has translation MARTSAGILLYRLRPAGPEVLLGHMGGPFWARKDDGAWSIPKGEHGPDEDPLAVARREFEEELGSPVPPGDLVPLGQLRVTSAKVLAVWAAEGDLDATATLSNTFELEWPPRSGRLQEFPEIDRAAWFALDEARTKLLKGQVPFLDRLRDDVLGEGPYP, from the coding sequence GTGGCGCGGACGAGTGCGGGCATCCTGCTGTACCGGCTGCGGCCGGCCGGGCCCGAGGTGCTGCTCGGGCACATGGGCGGCCCGTTCTGGGCGCGGAAGGACGACGGCGCATGGTCCATCCCCAAGGGCGAGCACGGCCCGGACGAGGACCCGCTCGCCGTCGCCCGGCGCGAGTTCGAGGAGGAGCTCGGCTCGCCCGTCCCTCCCGGGGACCTCGTGCCGCTCGGGCAGCTCCGGGTGACCAGCGCCAAGGTGCTCGCGGTGTGGGCCGCCGAGGGCGACCTGGACGCCACGGCGACCCTGAGCAACACCTTCGAGCTGGAGTGGCCACCGCGCTCGGGCCGCCTGCAGGAGTTCCCCGAGATCGACCGGGCCGCCTGGTTCGCCCTCGACGAGGCGCGGACGAAGCTGCTGAAGGGTCAGGTGCCGTTCCTCGACCGGCTGCGCGACGACGTCCTCGGCGAAGGCCCGTATCCGTAG
- the istB gene encoding IS21-like element helper ATPase IstB — MITRGADLPADAGHVAGRSSSELVSHIAYLARVLKTPIIGRIWAELATQAREEHWSHEEYLAAVLARQVADREANGTQIRLAGAHFPQVKTLEEFNVDHQPSLRRDVLAHLAGCAYIGRADNVVLLGPPGVGKTHLALGLGLKAVQAGHAVLFDTAIGWITRLRDAHTEGRLAAELKRLRRYRLLIIDEVGYIPFDSAAANLFFQLVSTRYEQGSMMITSNMPFGRWGEVFGDDIAAAAMIDRLVHHAEVITLAGDSYRTRARRELLARDPAAATRTTPPATGPTD; from the coding sequence GTGATCACTCGCGGCGCGGATCTGCCCGCCGACGCCGGCCACGTTGCCGGCCGCAGCAGCAGTGAGTTGGTCTCCCACATCGCCTACCTGGCGCGAGTGCTCAAGACCCCGATCATCGGCCGGATTTGGGCCGAGCTGGCGACCCAGGCCCGCGAGGAGCACTGGTCGCACGAGGAGTACCTGGCCGCCGTGCTGGCCCGCCAGGTCGCCGACCGAGAAGCCAACGGCACGCAGATCCGTCTGGCCGGAGCTCACTTCCCGCAGGTCAAGACGCTCGAGGAGTTCAACGTCGACCACCAGCCCTCTCTGCGCCGCGACGTGCTCGCGCACCTGGCCGGCTGCGCCTACATCGGCCGAGCGGACAACGTCGTACTGCTCGGCCCGCCCGGAGTCGGCAAGACCCACCTCGCCCTGGGCCTGGGCCTCAAGGCAGTCCAGGCCGGACATGCGGTGCTCTTCGACACCGCTATCGGCTGGATCACCCGACTGCGTGACGCCCACACCGAGGGCCGGCTGGCCGCCGAACTCAAGCGACTGCGCCGCTACCGGCTGCTGATCATCGACGAGGTCGGCTACATCCCGTTCGACTCCGCCGCGGCCAACCTGTTCTTCCAACTGGTCTCCACCCGCTACGAACAGGGCTCGATGATGATCACTTCGAACATGCCCTTCGGCCGCTGGGGCGAGGTCTTCGGCGACGACATCGCCGCCGCCGCGATGATCGACCGCCTCGTCCACCACGCCGAGGTCATCACCCTCGCCGGGGACTCCTACCGCACCCGCGCCCGCCGCGAGCTCCTCGCCCGCGACCCGGCCGCGGCCACCCGCACCACCCCGCCGGCTACCGGGCCGACGGACTGA
- the istA gene encoding IS21 family transposase → MITVEDWAEIRRLHRAEKVPIKEISRRLGVARNTVRSALAADRPPKYERRPKGSLVDAVEPQIRAMLKEFPRMPATVIAERIGWTHSITILKDRIRAIRPEYAGIDPADRLIHEPGQATQCDLWFPEVKIPVGHGQAAVLPVLVMTATYSRFISAVMLPSRQAGDLLAGMWQLISAVGAVSKTLVWDRESAIGGTGRVSAPAAAFAGSLATQIRLLPPRDPESKGMVERNNGFLETSFLPGRQFSCPHDFNDQLTDWLPTANRRLVRATGARPVSALEADRAAMTPLPRVAPAVGLSHRVRLGRDYYIRLDGNDYSVDPRMIGRIVDVEASPTQVAVVHDGLDVAVHQRCWAKRAVITDPEHVRIAAELRAEYRLQAAEAARRSRARHHEDGHPVMLRALPDYDALFGSDFDPAGAVQASMPEGAR, encoded by the coding sequence GTGATCACTGTGGAGGACTGGGCCGAGATCCGTCGACTGCATCGGGCGGAGAAGGTGCCGATCAAGGAGATCTCACGGCGGCTGGGAGTCGCCCGTAACACCGTGCGATCGGCGTTGGCTGCTGACCGCCCGCCGAAGTACGAGCGGCGGCCGAAGGGGTCGCTGGTGGACGCGGTGGAGCCGCAGATCCGGGCGATGCTCAAGGAGTTCCCGCGGATGCCGGCGACGGTGATTGCCGAGCGGATCGGCTGGACCCACTCGATCACGATCCTCAAGGACCGCATCCGGGCGATCCGTCCCGAGTACGCCGGCATCGATCCGGCCGATCGGCTGATCCACGAGCCCGGGCAGGCGACCCAGTGCGACCTGTGGTTCCCGGAGGTGAAGATCCCGGTCGGGCACGGGCAGGCGGCGGTGCTGCCGGTGTTGGTGATGACCGCGACGTACTCACGGTTCATCTCCGCGGTGATGCTGCCCTCCCGGCAGGCTGGGGACCTACTGGCCGGGATGTGGCAGCTGATCAGCGCGGTCGGAGCGGTGAGCAAGACGCTGGTCTGGGACCGGGAATCCGCGATCGGCGGCACCGGCCGAGTGAGCGCACCGGCGGCGGCATTTGCTGGCTCGCTGGCCACCCAGATCCGGCTGCTGCCCCCGCGCGACCCCGAGTCGAAGGGGATGGTGGAACGGAACAACGGGTTCTTGGAGACCTCGTTCCTACCCGGCCGACAGTTCTCCTGCCCGCACGACTTCAACGACCAGCTCACCGACTGGCTCCCGACGGCCAACCGCCGGCTGGTGCGGGCCACCGGCGCCCGCCCGGTCTCGGCCCTGGAGGCCGACCGGGCGGCGATGACGCCGCTGCCGCGGGTCGCCCCGGCGGTCGGGCTGAGCCACCGGGTGCGGCTGGGCCGGGACTACTACATCCGACTCGACGGCAACGACTATTCGGTCGACCCGCGAATGATCGGCCGGATCGTCGACGTGGAGGCCTCCCCCACCCAGGTGGCGGTCGTGCACGACGGCCTCGACGTCGCCGTGCATCAGCGGTGCTGGGCCAAGCGGGCGGTGATCACCGATCCCGAGCACGTGCGCATCGCCGCCGAGCTGCGCGCCGAATACCGGCTGCAAGCGGCCGAGGCGGCACGTCGGTCGCGGGCCCGTCACCACGAGGACGGGCATCCGGTGATGCTGCGCGCCCTGCCCGACTACGACGCGCTGTTCGGCTCGGACTTCGACCCCGCCGGCGCAGTCCAGGCTTCGATGCCGGAGGGCGCGCGGTGA